A stretch of the Papaver somniferum cultivar HN1 chromosome 6, ASM357369v1, whole genome shotgun sequence genome encodes the following:
- the LOC113288819 gene encoding protein FAR1-RELATED SEQUENCE 7-like isoform X2, protein MEESTSQFDSLGADENEIFGDVAEAECELVLGVDKVVSPTHDTATDNNNTQNHSHCDTHSHDTTDNTTHDHVHNREEATTSSSTCFTKPFVGMEFETLQKAFLFYNEYAAIVGFSVRKDKTRKSNIDGSYLFRRFCCSKEGYPRKSLENGGNGVNTNIGIGMQVKDGMLVKMEAARIQPVPRVGRRAKLDMKRRAEIQQRMRVGCNARLDVKRTTDGRWIVQKFVEEHNHECVSLDETHLLRSHRSRRAARALLDRNGVGGLPSSEERIINEVPKPSVGMEFESPHKAYLFYNAYARTLGFVVRKDKTRRSNIDGSLLFRRLCCSKEGYRRKNCENDDNDRKQMIGGVIVKVRTRILPVTRVGCNAKLEVKKSTDGKWVVQKFIEEHNHKLDRLGDMLLFKTHKLDEPDQEELLDSVTDGSARPKKVSSYIMSEAGGSEKISFIEARLRNRMKKKKRRKLEKGDTQIILNYFRQMQAENPAFFYAIQVDEEDQMSSCFWADARSRSDFGHFGDVVYFETTYGANTCGRPFTPLLGVNNHLQAVLFGCAIILNETEESFAWLLETLLKAMYGRHPVTVITDQDAEMEKAIGQLLPGTNHSLSLWHILQNTAKNLSHLYNKDDIFSTDFKNCIYEPQLCEEFESRWESLLDKFDLRDNEWLGYLYIRRHKWVPVYAKHIFHAHTMSIERNESMHSFFKGYVLSKALPMTEFINQYEKAIFDSRKKETYEDSISRQTRPVLKSELPLEKQAAESYTRLVFQEFHKEFTDSFNYMAVETETLGTIKMFLVSRWGQNSNWMVKFDSCDNDTKVTCSCQNFESAGILCRHILKVFTATNVMLIPDVYIRKRWTKRAKCGMPSHKNESVAGSECESSFALRYRNLCQLALTLSAKGALSFKAYQTASCAVEMKLREVEKVPEGDIIVSRLDVQGTSASHSPIEAVNNNEISNRLVCEDNPTVASGSQIASSDPPRVRPRGRPPKKVMPSLLENHRKKKARTEPESSEHNGVHSHPRNEAIASEPIVPCNFGGKDGQEAHNSTRLSTLCPNICVYVPGPAGDLNDQYHSTDTSGFGEPFAGLSCIQSSEHNIFDLNQELTVGPASIPNPQTFQELTVGPASIPNPQTSHFDLNQVNHVARPPLDSRVLPSSGWFKLNFGGCSKEIYFEDSDRRRIGGYGGAVSLSDGSIIKSYAGSAAEVQAVEAEILGLWNGLKLLSALPSGPVWIEGDSEHVIKWLRRESEIPWRFTPMFFEIEAIMSRLVLGRITHIHQEGNSVAGKLANEGLSKDSLVIWDQMPSL, encoded by the exons ATGGAAGAAAGTACAAGTCAGTTTGATTCTTTAGGTGCTGATGAGAATGAGATATTTGGAGATGTGGCTGAAGCTGAATGTGAATTAGTACTAGGAGTAGACAAGGTTGTAAGTCCTACTCATGATACTGCTACTGATAATAATAATACTCAGAATCATAGTCATTGTGATACCCATAGTCATGATACTACTGATAATACTACTCATGATCATGTTCATAATCGCGAAGAAGCGACGACATCATCGTCTACTTGTTTTACTAAACCATTTGTTGGGATGGAATTTGAAACACTGCAAAAGGCATTTCTTTTCTATAATGAGTATGCTGCTATTGTGGGGTTTAGTGTTAGAAAGGATAAAACCCGTAAATCAAATATAGATGGGTCGTATCTGTTTCGGCGGTTCTGTTGTTCTAAGGAAGGTTATCCACGGAAAAGCCTTGAGAATGGTGGTAACGGGGTTAATACTAACATTGGTATAGGAATGCAAGTCAAAGATGGTATGTTAGTGAAAATGGAGGCGGCACGGATTCAACCAGTTCCTAGGGTTGGTCGAAGAGCGAAGTTAGATATGAAGAGAAGGGCGGAAATTCAGCAGAGAATGAGGGTAGGTTGTAATGCTAGGTTAGACGTGAAAAGAACAACTGACGGAAGATGGATTGTACAGAAATTTGTTGAAGAACATAACCATGAATGTGTTAGTCTGGATGAAACTCATTTGTTGAGGTCTCATAGAAGTAGACGAGCTGCTAGAGCACTGCTTGACAGAAATGGAGTCGGGGGACTTCCTTCCTCGGAAGAACGTATAATCAATGAAGTTCCAAAACCATCTGTTGGAATGGAGTTCGAGTCTCCTCATAAAGCATATCTCTTTTACAACGCATATGCCAGGACTCTCGGTTTCGTTGTACGTAAGGATAAAACGCGAAGATCAAATATTGATGGTTCGCTTTTATTTCGTCGACTTTGTTGTTCTAAGGAAGGTTATCGTAGGAAAAACTGTGAAAATGATGACAATGACAGGAAACAAATGATAGGCGGTGTCATTGTGAAGGTGAGGACGCGGATTTTGCCAGTTACAAGGGTAGGTTGCAATGCAAAATTAGAAGTTAAAAAAAGTACTGATGGTAAGTGGGTTGTCCAAAAATTTATCGAAGAGCATAATCACAAACTTGATCGTTTGGGAGACATGCTTTTGTTCAAGACACATAAACTTGATGAACCAGACCAGGAGGAGCTACTCGATTCTGTGACAGATGGGAGTGCAAGACCTAAAAAAGTGTCATCATACATTATGTCAGAAGCTGGTGGAAGTGAGAAGATTAGTTTCATTGAAGCACGTCTAAGAAATCgcatgaagaaaaagaagaggaggAAACTCGAAAAGGGTGACACACAGATCATCCTCAATTATTTCAGGCAGATGCAAGCAGAAAACCCAGCATTCTTTTATGCTATACAAGTTGATGAAGAGGATCAGATGTCAAGCTGCTTCTGGGCCGATGCAAGGTCGCGATCAGATTTTGGTCACTTCGGAGATGTTGTGTATTTTGAGACAACCTATGGGGCTAACACGTGTGGTCGACCATTTACTCCACTTTTGGGCGTAAATAATCACCTACAAGCAGTCTTGTTTGGTTGTGCAATTATACTGAACGAAACAGAGGAGTCTTTTGCCTGGTTGTTAGAGACACTGTTGAAGGCAATGTATGGGCGCCATCCAGTAACTGTAATTACTGATCAAGATGCAGAAATGGAAAAGGCAATTGGGCAACTTTTACCAGGAACCAATCACTCTTTAAGTTTATGGCATATCTTGCAAAATACGGCAAAAAATCTGAGTCATTTGTACAACAAAGATGACATCTTTAGTACTGATTTTAAGAATTGCATCTACGAGCCCCAGTTGTGTGAGGAGTTTGAGTCAAGGTGGGAATCACTTCTCGATAAATTTGATCTTCGTGATAACGAGTGGCTTGGTTACTTGTACATAAGAAGACATAAATGGGTTCCGGTTTATGCTAAGCACATTTTTCATGCACACACAATGTCGATTGAACGAAATGAAAGTATGCACTCATTCTTCAAAGGATACGTCCTGAGCAAGGCACTTCCTATGACTGAGTTTATTAATCAGTATGAAAAGGCCATTTTTGATAGTCGTAAAAAGGAAACTTATGAAGACTCCATCTCCCGGCAAACACGCCCAGTTTTGAAGTCTGAACTTCCATTGGAAAAACAAGCAGCAGAGAGTTACACTAGATTAGTATTTCAAGAGTTCCATAAAGAGTTTACTGACAGTTTTAACTACATGGCTGTAGAAACGGAAACGCTGGGGACAATCAAAATGTTTTTGGTTTCAAGGTGGGGGCAGAACAGCAATTGGATGGTTAAATTTGATTCCTGTGATAATGATACGAAGGTGACTTGTAGTTGCCAGAATTTTGAGTCTGCAGGCATTCTATGCCGGCATATATTAAAAGTTTTCACAGCTACTAATGTTATGTTGATTCCAGACGTCTACATTAGAAAGAGGTGGACAAAAAGAGCAAAGTGTGGCATGCCTTCACACAAAAATGAGAGTGTGGCGGGATCTGAATGTGAAAGTTCATTCGCTTTACGCTACAGAAATCTTTGCCAATTAGCTCTTACCCTTTCTGCTAAAGGTGCATTGTCTTTTAAGGCGTACCAAACAGCAAGTTGTGCTGTTGAAATGAAACTACGAGAAGTGGAAAAAGTTCCTGAGGGCGATATAATTGTCTCACGTCTTGATGTTCAGGGGACCAGTGCTTCTCACTCTCCCATTGAAGCTGTTAACAACAATGAGATTTCAAACCGCCTTGTCTGTGAAGACAACCCTACAGTAGCTTCAGGTAGCCAAATAGCTTCATCTGATCCGCCACGTGTTAGACCAAGAGGACGTCCACCCAAAAAGGTTATGCCTTCATTGCTAGAGAACCATAGGAAAAAGAAAGCCAGAACAGAACCTGAATCAAGTGAGCATAATGGGGTGCATTCACATCCAAGGAATGAGGCAATTG CCTCGGAACCAATCGTCCCTTGCAATTTTGGAGGTAAAGATGGACAAGAGGCTCATAACAGCACTAGACTATC GACTCTGTGCCCAAACATATGCGTGTACGTTCCTGGACCTGCGGGTGATCTTAATGACCAATATCATTCTACGGACACTTCTGGATTTGGG GAACCATTTGCTGGGCTATCATGCATCCAATCCTCCGAACATAATATTTTTGACCTTAATCAG GAGTTAACTGTTGGCCCTGCGAGCATTCCCAATCCCCAAACATTTCAGGAGTTAACTGTTGGCCCTGCTAGCATTCCGAATCCTCAAACGAGTCATTTTGACCTCAATC AGGTCAATCATGTCGCCCGCCCACCATTGGATTCTCGGGTTTTACCTTCCTCGGGGTGGTTCAAACTCAACTTTGGTGGGTGTAGTAAAGAAATCTATTTTGAAGACAGTGATAGAAGAAGAATTGGAGGCTATGGTGGTGCAGTTTCTTTAAGCGATGGATCGATCATTAAATCATATGCTGGATCAGCTGCAGAAGTTCAAGCAGTGGAGGCAGAAATATTAGGGCTTTGGAATGGGTTGAAATTGCTCTCGGCCCTGCCATCTGGTCCAGTATGGATCGAGGGGGACTCTGAGCATGTCATCAAATGGTTGAGAAGGGAGAGTGAGATTCCTTGGAGGTTTACCCCAATGTTTTTCGAGATAGAGGCGATTATGTCCAGATTGGTCTTAGGTCGCATCACTCACATTCACCAAGAAGGAAATTCCGTGGCTGGTAAGCTTGCAAATGAAGGGTTATCCAAGGATTCTTTGGTTATTTGGGATCAAATGCCAAGTTTGTAA
- the LOC113288819 gene encoding protein FAR1-RELATED SEQUENCE 7-like isoform X3, with translation MEESTSQFDSLGADENEIFGDVAEAECELVLGVDKVVSPTHDTATDNNNTQNHSHCDTHSHDTTDNTTHDHVHNREEATTSSSTCFTKPFVGMEFETLQKAFLFYNEYAAIVGFSVRKDKTRKSNIDGSYLFRRFCCSKEGYPRKSLENGGNGVNTNIGIGMQVKDGMLVKMEAARIQPVPRVGRRAKLDMKRRAEIQQRMRVGCNARLDVKRTTDGRWIVQKFVEEHNHECVSLDETHLLRSHRSRRAARALLDRNGVGGLPSSEERIINEVPKPSVGMEFESPHKAYLFYNAYARTLGFVVRKDKTRRSNIDGSLLFRRLCCSKEGYRRKNCENDDNDRKQMIGGVIVKVRTRILPVTRVGCNAKLEVKKSTDGKWVVQKFIEEHNHKLDRLGDMLLFKTHKLDEPDQEELLDSVTDGSARPKKVSSYIMSEAGGSEKISFIEARLRNRMKKKKRRKLEKGDTQIILNYFRQMQAENPAFFYAIQVDEEDQMSSCFWADARSRSDFGHFGDVVYFETTYGANTCGRPFTPLLGVNNHLQAVLFGCAIILNETEESFAWLLETLLKAMYGRHPVTVITDQDAEMEKAIGQLLPGTNHSLSLWHILQNTAKNLSHLYNKDDIFSTDFKNCIYEPQLCEEFESRWESLLDKFDLRDNEWLGYLYIRRHKWVPVYAKHIFHAHTMSIERNESMHSFFKGYVLSKALPMTEFINQYEKAIFDSRKKETYEDSISRQTRPVLKSELPLEKQAAESYTRLVFQEFHKEFTDSFNYMAVETETLGTIKMFLVSRWGQNSNWMVKFDSCDNDTKVTCSCQNFESAGILCRHILKVFTATNVMLIPDVYIRKRWTKRAKCGMPSHKNESVAGSECESSFALRYRNLCQLALTLSAKGALSFKAYQTASCAVEMKLREVEKVPEGDIIVSRLDVQGTSASHSPIEAVNNNEISNRLVCEDNPTVASGSQIASSDPPRVRPRGRPPKKVMPSLLENHRKKKARTEPESSEHNGVHSHPRNEAIASEPIVPCNFGGKDGQEAHNSTRLSTLCPNICVYVPGPAGDLNDQYHSTDTSGFGEPFAGLSCIQSSEHNIFDLNQELTVGPASIPNPQTSHFDLNHQVNHVARPPLDSRVLPSSGWFKLNFGGCSKEIYFEDSDRRRIGGYGGAVSLSDGSIIKSYAGSAAEVQAVEAEILGLWNGLKLLSALPSGPVWIEGDSEHVIKWLRRESEIPWRFTPMFFEIEAIMSRLVLGRITHIHQEGNSVAGKLANEGLSKDSLVIWDQMPSL, from the exons ATGGAAGAAAGTACAAGTCAGTTTGATTCTTTAGGTGCTGATGAGAATGAGATATTTGGAGATGTGGCTGAAGCTGAATGTGAATTAGTACTAGGAGTAGACAAGGTTGTAAGTCCTACTCATGATACTGCTACTGATAATAATAATACTCAGAATCATAGTCATTGTGATACCCATAGTCATGATACTACTGATAATACTACTCATGATCATGTTCATAATCGCGAAGAAGCGACGACATCATCGTCTACTTGTTTTACTAAACCATTTGTTGGGATGGAATTTGAAACACTGCAAAAGGCATTTCTTTTCTATAATGAGTATGCTGCTATTGTGGGGTTTAGTGTTAGAAAGGATAAAACCCGTAAATCAAATATAGATGGGTCGTATCTGTTTCGGCGGTTCTGTTGTTCTAAGGAAGGTTATCCACGGAAAAGCCTTGAGAATGGTGGTAACGGGGTTAATACTAACATTGGTATAGGAATGCAAGTCAAAGATGGTATGTTAGTGAAAATGGAGGCGGCACGGATTCAACCAGTTCCTAGGGTTGGTCGAAGAGCGAAGTTAGATATGAAGAGAAGGGCGGAAATTCAGCAGAGAATGAGGGTAGGTTGTAATGCTAGGTTAGACGTGAAAAGAACAACTGACGGAAGATGGATTGTACAGAAATTTGTTGAAGAACATAACCATGAATGTGTTAGTCTGGATGAAACTCATTTGTTGAGGTCTCATAGAAGTAGACGAGCTGCTAGAGCACTGCTTGACAGAAATGGAGTCGGGGGACTTCCTTCCTCGGAAGAACGTATAATCAATGAAGTTCCAAAACCATCTGTTGGAATGGAGTTCGAGTCTCCTCATAAAGCATATCTCTTTTACAACGCATATGCCAGGACTCTCGGTTTCGTTGTACGTAAGGATAAAACGCGAAGATCAAATATTGATGGTTCGCTTTTATTTCGTCGACTTTGTTGTTCTAAGGAAGGTTATCGTAGGAAAAACTGTGAAAATGATGACAATGACAGGAAACAAATGATAGGCGGTGTCATTGTGAAGGTGAGGACGCGGATTTTGCCAGTTACAAGGGTAGGTTGCAATGCAAAATTAGAAGTTAAAAAAAGTACTGATGGTAAGTGGGTTGTCCAAAAATTTATCGAAGAGCATAATCACAAACTTGATCGTTTGGGAGACATGCTTTTGTTCAAGACACATAAACTTGATGAACCAGACCAGGAGGAGCTACTCGATTCTGTGACAGATGGGAGTGCAAGACCTAAAAAAGTGTCATCATACATTATGTCAGAAGCTGGTGGAAGTGAGAAGATTAGTTTCATTGAAGCACGTCTAAGAAATCgcatgaagaaaaagaagaggaggAAACTCGAAAAGGGTGACACACAGATCATCCTCAATTATTTCAGGCAGATGCAAGCAGAAAACCCAGCATTCTTTTATGCTATACAAGTTGATGAAGAGGATCAGATGTCAAGCTGCTTCTGGGCCGATGCAAGGTCGCGATCAGATTTTGGTCACTTCGGAGATGTTGTGTATTTTGAGACAACCTATGGGGCTAACACGTGTGGTCGACCATTTACTCCACTTTTGGGCGTAAATAATCACCTACAAGCAGTCTTGTTTGGTTGTGCAATTATACTGAACGAAACAGAGGAGTCTTTTGCCTGGTTGTTAGAGACACTGTTGAAGGCAATGTATGGGCGCCATCCAGTAACTGTAATTACTGATCAAGATGCAGAAATGGAAAAGGCAATTGGGCAACTTTTACCAGGAACCAATCACTCTTTAAGTTTATGGCATATCTTGCAAAATACGGCAAAAAATCTGAGTCATTTGTACAACAAAGATGACATCTTTAGTACTGATTTTAAGAATTGCATCTACGAGCCCCAGTTGTGTGAGGAGTTTGAGTCAAGGTGGGAATCACTTCTCGATAAATTTGATCTTCGTGATAACGAGTGGCTTGGTTACTTGTACATAAGAAGACATAAATGGGTTCCGGTTTATGCTAAGCACATTTTTCATGCACACACAATGTCGATTGAACGAAATGAAAGTATGCACTCATTCTTCAAAGGATACGTCCTGAGCAAGGCACTTCCTATGACTGAGTTTATTAATCAGTATGAAAAGGCCATTTTTGATAGTCGTAAAAAGGAAACTTATGAAGACTCCATCTCCCGGCAAACACGCCCAGTTTTGAAGTCTGAACTTCCATTGGAAAAACAAGCAGCAGAGAGTTACACTAGATTAGTATTTCAAGAGTTCCATAAAGAGTTTACTGACAGTTTTAACTACATGGCTGTAGAAACGGAAACGCTGGGGACAATCAAAATGTTTTTGGTTTCAAGGTGGGGGCAGAACAGCAATTGGATGGTTAAATTTGATTCCTGTGATAATGATACGAAGGTGACTTGTAGTTGCCAGAATTTTGAGTCTGCAGGCATTCTATGCCGGCATATATTAAAAGTTTTCACAGCTACTAATGTTATGTTGATTCCAGACGTCTACATTAGAAAGAGGTGGACAAAAAGAGCAAAGTGTGGCATGCCTTCACACAAAAATGAGAGTGTGGCGGGATCTGAATGTGAAAGTTCATTCGCTTTACGCTACAGAAATCTTTGCCAATTAGCTCTTACCCTTTCTGCTAAAGGTGCATTGTCTTTTAAGGCGTACCAAACAGCAAGTTGTGCTGTTGAAATGAAACTACGAGAAGTGGAAAAAGTTCCTGAGGGCGATATAATTGTCTCACGTCTTGATGTTCAGGGGACCAGTGCTTCTCACTCTCCCATTGAAGCTGTTAACAACAATGAGATTTCAAACCGCCTTGTCTGTGAAGACAACCCTACAGTAGCTTCAGGTAGCCAAATAGCTTCATCTGATCCGCCACGTGTTAGACCAAGAGGACGTCCACCCAAAAAGGTTATGCCTTCATTGCTAGAGAACCATAGGAAAAAGAAAGCCAGAACAGAACCTGAATCAAGTGAGCATAATGGGGTGCATTCACATCCAAGGAATGAGGCAATTG CCTCGGAACCAATCGTCCCTTGCAATTTTGGAGGTAAAGATGGACAAGAGGCTCATAACAGCACTAGACTATC GACTCTGTGCCCAAACATATGCGTGTACGTTCCTGGACCTGCGGGTGATCTTAATGACCAATATCATTCTACGGACACTTCTGGATTTGGG GAACCATTTGCTGGGCTATCATGCATCCAATCCTCCGAACATAATATTTTTGACCTTAATCAG GAGTTAACTGTTGGCCCTGCTAGCATTCCGAATCCTCAAACGAGTCATTTTGACCTCAATCATCAG GTCAATCATGTCGCCCGCCCACCATTGGATTCTCGGGTTTTACCTTCCTCGGGGTGGTTCAAACTCAACTTTGGTGGGTGTAGTAAAGAAATCTATTTTGAAGACAGTGATAGAAGAAGAATTGGAGGCTATGGTGGTGCAGTTTCTTTAAGCGATGGATCGATCATTAAATCATATGCTGGATCAGCTGCAGAAGTTCAAGCAGTGGAGGCAGAAATATTAGGGCTTTGGAATGGGTTGAAATTGCTCTCGGCCCTGCCATCTGGTCCAGTATGGATCGAGGGGGACTCTGAGCATGTCATCAAATGGTTGAGAAGGGAGAGTGAGATTCCTTGGAGGTTTACCCCAATGTTTTTCGAGATAGAGGCGATTATGTCCAGATTGGTCTTAGGTCGCATCACTCACATTCACCAAGAAGGAAATTCCGTGGCTGGTAAGCTTGCAAATGAAGGGTTATCCAAGGATTCTTTGGTTATTTGGGATCAAATGCCAAGTTTGTAA